GAGCGAATACACAATGAGGGCGCGCGGACAGAACCGGACCCGTGGCCTGCGGATCCCGGCACTGTTCACCATGGGACTCCTGACGGGTCTGACGGCCTGCGGCAAACCGGATTCGAATTCGACCGTTGCAATCCAGGCACCGGTTCAGCATTTCCGTCTCTCGAACATCACCGGCTCCACGGATTCGCTGCAGTTTGATCTGACCGATTCCGCCAGCGGCAAGCAGGTGAACGCCGACACTTACCACGGAAAATTCGTGCTGGTCTATTTCGGCTACACCCATTGTCCCGATGTCTGCCCCACCACCGTGGCACGCATGGCCCAGTCTCTGAACCAGCTCGGTGAGAGGCTGGCGAAAAAGGTTCAGGTCCTTTTCGTCACCGTGGATCCGGCCCGGGACAGCGCCACGATCATGGCGGCCTACGCCCATAACTTTGGGCCGCATATTGCCGGTCTTCGTGGCACCGACGCGCAGATCCAGCGCATGGCGAATCGCTATCACGTGAGCTATGGCATCGGCAAACGCGACAAGAGCGGAAACTACGAGGTCGCACACAGCAGCGCGATATTCATCTTCGGACCGGACGGCAAGGCCCGACTCATGGCCAAGGCCACGGATCCTGCCTCATCCATCTCCCACGACCTGCGCATGCTCATGGACGGCGCGTAGATCCGACCGTAGATGCATTCCCACTTCCCGCCAGCCGGGTCCCGGCTATACTGTGCCGAACAGCACCTCAACGCGGGTCCGCCCGCGATCAATCCGATTCACAACACAAGGGGATAAGAATGATTGGAGTCGCCGCGTATCTCAAACAGGAACCCGACGGAAAGGTGCGGCTGCTGCTCGCCGACGTCGAATCCATCGGCGAAGGAGAAAATCCGGACTGGCGGCATCGCGCCTTCTTCACCTCCGCCGACTATGACGCCATGGCGCTGGAAGAATTCTCCCTGAGCAAGGACCAGTTCGCCGAGATTGGCGAGAATCTCGTGCTACGACTGCTGACCCTGGCGAAGGCACCAGAGTGAACCAGACGCAAACGCACGA
This is a stretch of genomic DNA from Acidiferrobacteraceae bacterium. It encodes these proteins:
- a CDS encoding SCO family protein, which gives rise to MRARGQNRTRGLRIPALFTMGLLTGLTACGKPDSNSTVAIQAPVQHFRLSNITGSTDSLQFDLTDSASGKQVNADTYHGKFVLVYFGYTHCPDVCPTTVARMAQSLNQLGERLAKKVQVLFVTVDPARDSATIMAAYAHNFGPHIAGLRGTDAQIQRMANRYHVSYGIGKRDKSGNYEVAHSSAIFIFGPDGKARLMAKATDPASSISHDLRMLMDGA